The following proteins are encoded in a genomic region of Alphaproteobacteria bacterium:
- a CDS encoding CYTH and CHAD domain-containing protein, with product MKRNSSIIDHTKRGLGADSKRVDVEIELKLSAAPEVLSALWESQCFSGPTTECRPRGRFDNIYYDTTKNRLHRRNISFRVRRAEGRFEQAVKFSEHQSGAIQDRLEWQWILPGPQPSLELITDPALREKLGPFRPGDLRPVFRTTYRRDTRRLTFNAQGSKPVSVEAALDIGEIQAGKRSLPIAEIELELIDGPPSAILDFALSLFDQVPVRVEPLSKSTRGYALAVGKAPVRTGGWVTDLNPDRPLDDAIEVILSKCFNHWLINETAAVDGTNTEGVHQVRVATRRMRSMLNVFRKVVSPDHALWLSSELKWLARGLGPARDWDVFLNDMLAPVLEDYENDDRLLRLKEIAERERRRAYDAWRRTVRSRDYAGLVLTLAAWLNRRGWNDGARGKTARLLAAPVRDYACDHLARRRKRLLKRGRHFETLTDRDLHRLRIGLKDLRSTIEFFGAVMPRRKFRRCRKSLISLQDQLGHLNDIRTLRSLTEKLQLACDDARELPDLVTASERVIGWHSRRTPDFRAEAAERWRGFGTEPLF from the coding sequence ATGAAACGAAATTCTTCGATCATCGACCACACCAAACGGGGGCTCGGTGCCGACTCGAAGCGAGTCGACGTCGAAATCGAACTCAAGCTGAGTGCGGCGCCGGAAGTCCTGAGCGCGCTGTGGGAGAGCCAATGTTTCTCCGGACCGACGACCGAATGCCGCCCGCGCGGCAGGTTCGACAACATCTATTACGACACCACCAAGAACCGCCTGCACCGACGCAACATTTCGTTTCGCGTTCGGCGCGCGGAAGGCCGGTTCGAACAGGCCGTCAAGTTTAGCGAACACCAAAGCGGCGCGATCCAGGACCGTCTCGAGTGGCAATGGATATTGCCCGGCCCCCAGCCCAGCCTCGAGCTCATCACCGACCCGGCACTGCGCGAAAAGCTCGGGCCGTTTCGACCCGGCGATCTGCGGCCGGTGTTTCGCACCACCTATCGCCGTGACACCAGGCGGCTAACGTTCAACGCCCAAGGCAGCAAACCGGTATCGGTCGAAGCGGCCCTCGACATCGGCGAGATCCAAGCCGGAAAACGGTCCCTACCGATCGCCGAGATCGAGCTTGAGCTGATCGATGGCCCGCCATCGGCCATCCTCGACTTCGCCCTTTCACTATTCGATCAGGTGCCGGTACGCGTCGAGCCGCTGAGCAAGTCGACCCGTGGCTATGCGCTCGCCGTCGGCAAGGCCCCGGTGCGGACGGGCGGCTGGGTCACCGACCTGAATCCCGATCGGCCCCTCGATGATGCGATCGAAGTCATCTTGTCGAAATGTTTCAATCATTGGTTGATCAACGAGACCGCGGCGGTCGATGGCACCAATACCGAGGGCGTCCATCAGGTGCGGGTGGCGACACGCCGCATGCGGTCGATGCTGAATGTGTTCAGGAAGGTGGTGTCGCCCGATCACGCGCTTTGGCTGTCGAGCGAGTTGAAGTGGCTGGCCCGTGGTCTCGGACCTGCCCGCGACTGGGATGTGTTTCTCAACGACATGCTGGCGCCGGTGCTCGAAGACTACGAGAACGACGACCGGCTGCTCCGCCTCAAGGAGATCGCCGAGAGGGAGCGTAGACGAGCCTATGACGCGTGGCGGCGGACAGTGCGGTCGCGCGACTATGCGGGTCTGGTCTTGACCCTCGCGGCCTGGCTCAATCGCCGGGGATGGAACGATGGAGCGCGCGGAAAGACGGCGCGTCTGCTCGCCGCGCCGGTACGAGATTACGCCTGCGACCATCTGGCCCGCCGCCGTAAACGGCTACTGAAGCGCGGCCGGCATTTCGAGACCTTGACCGACCGCGACCTTCACCGGTTGCGCATCGGGCTTAAAGACTTGCGCTCCACGATAGAGTTCTTTGGCGCCGTAATGCCGCGGCGAAAATTTCGACGTTGCCGCAAGTCACTGATATCCTTGCAGGATCAGCTCGGCCATCTGAACGATATTAGGACCCTGCGGTCATTGACCGAAAAGCTTCAGCTGGCCTGCGACGACGCGAGAGAGCTGCCGGACTTGGTCACGGCATCCGAGCGCGTTATCGGTTGGCACAGCAGGCGGACGCCTGATTTTCGCGCCGAGGCGGCGGAACGGTGGCGCGGGTTCGGCACCGAGCCGCTGTTCTAG
- a CDS encoding cytochrome c, which produces MRQINSTVSRCLIGIFVLSAMALAAESTRANDDAATLDLHQLAAQGRMPASVDIKTENDIVYHKAKHYSGYPLRNLLALIPKLDDLRRGGAEIVFTAEDGYRATMGLDEALAANGVVAFRDLDAPAGKKWVPFTHGKQTITPAPYYLVWPKQDPSNWAYSWPYQLAKIAVQPFSDVFGAAVPKDPNAAVREGFYVFKTYCLQCHSVNLSGGDLAPELNVPRNITEYLQRPVLEAFIHDVPSFRAGSKMPSFKDVLAAKDVTRAVDYLEHMARQKACHDAEACAGMVR; this is translated from the coding sequence ATGCGCCAGATTAATTCGACCGTATCCCGGTGTTTGATTGGTATTTTCGTGTTGTCGGCTATGGCGTTGGCGGCGGAATCGACGCGCGCCAATGACGACGCTGCCACGCTGGATCTCCATCAATTGGCGGCGCAAGGCCGGATGCCGGCTTCGGTCGATATCAAGACCGAAAACGACATCGTCTACCATAAGGCGAAGCACTACAGCGGTTATCCGCTTCGTAATCTGCTGGCGCTCATCCCCAAGCTCGACGACTTGCGACGCGGCGGCGCCGAAATCGTTTTCACCGCCGAGGACGGCTACCGTGCGACGATGGGACTCGACGAAGCCCTGGCGGCGAACGGGGTCGTCGCGTTCCGCGACCTCGACGCGCCGGCGGGCAAAAAATGGGTGCCGTTCACGCATGGCAAACAGACTATCACGCCGGCGCCCTATTACCTTGTCTGGCCGAAACAGGACCCTAGCAATTGGGCGTACTCGTGGCCCTATCAATTGGCGAAGATCGCCGTTCAGCCCTTCAGCGACGTCTTTGGCGCGGCGGTGCCAAAGGACCCCAACGCCGCTGTTCGTGAAGGTTTCTATGTCTTCAAGACTTATTGCCTGCAATGCCATTCGGTGAACCTGTCCGGTGGTGATTTGGCTCCCGAGCTAAACGTTCCCCGCAACATCACCGAATATTTGCAGCGTCCGGTGCTGGAGGCGTTCATCCACGACGTACCCAGCTTTCGCGCCGGATCCAAAATGCCGAGTTTCAAAGATGTCCTGGCCGCGAAGGACGTTACCCGCGCCGTCGACTATCTCGAGCACATGGCCCGCCAAAAGGCGTGTCACGATGCCGAGGCCTGCGCCGGCATGGTTCGGTAA
- a CDS encoding FAD-dependent oxidoreductase, whose translation MSDTRPTRRLETRCCIVGGGPAGMVLGLLLARAGVEIVVLEKHTDFLRDFRGDTIHASTLELMHELGLLDRFLKLPHQESHQFAAYFGAASPAVIDFAHLPTRCKYIALMPQWDFLDFLAAQGRRYPGYELLTRTEAVDLIEADGRVVGVRAETANGALEVRADLVVAADGRHSTVRQCAGFEVVDLGAPMDVLWTRLPRRPTDGSDPNFRAASGRILVLIDRGDYWQCAFLIPKGGYDEFRRQGLPAFRESMAAIAPFMADRVDLLTDWDDIKLLTVRVDRLRQWWRPGLLCIGDAAHAMSPIGGVGINLAIQDAVAAANILAAPLSAQVVTDDHLRQVQRRRMFPTRVTQRIQLAMQNSIIKEVLAGRGEVTTPLPFRMLRSVPWLRRIAGRLIAVGIRPEHIGTPDTMADDLLSSQPYAQQS comes from the coding sequence ATGAGTGACACCAGGCCGACACGACGGCTCGAGACGCGGTGCTGCATTGTCGGCGGCGGGCCCGCGGGGATGGTGCTCGGCCTGCTCCTCGCGCGCGCCGGGGTCGAAATCGTTGTGCTCGAAAAGCATACCGATTTCCTCAGGGATTTCCGCGGCGATACCATTCATGCATCAACACTGGAGCTGATGCACGAGCTTGGCCTGCTCGATCGGTTCCTTAAGCTGCCGCACCAGGAATCCCACCAGTTCGCCGCCTATTTCGGCGCCGCAAGTCCGGCCGTTATCGATTTCGCGCACCTGCCGACGCGGTGCAAATACATCGCCCTGATGCCGCAATGGGATTTTCTGGACTTCCTCGCCGCGCAGGGCCGGCGCTATCCCGGCTACGAGTTGCTGACCCGGACCGAGGCCGTAGACCTGATCGAGGCGGACGGCCGCGTCGTCGGCGTCCGCGCCGAAACCGCGAATGGCGCGCTGGAGGTTCGCGCCGATCTCGTCGTCGCGGCGGATGGCCGCCACTCTACCGTGCGCCAATGTGCCGGGTTCGAAGTCGTGGATCTCGGCGCGCCGATGGACGTGTTGTGGACCCGTCTCCCGCGCCGCCCCACCGACGGCAGCGATCCAAACTTTCGCGCCGCTAGCGGACGGATCCTGGTGCTGATCGACCGCGGCGATTATTGGCAATGCGCCTTCCTCATTCCGAAGGGCGGCTATGATGAGTTTCGCCGTCAGGGATTGCCGGCGTTCCGCGAAAGCATGGCGGCGATCGCGCCGTTCATGGCGGACCGGGTCGACCTGCTCACGGACTGGGACGATATCAAGCTGTTGACCGTGCGCGTCGACCGATTGCGCCAATGGTGGCGGCCCGGGCTTCTGTGTATCGGCGATGCCGCCCATGCGATGTCGCCAATCGGTGGGGTCGGCATCAACCTCGCCATACAGGATGCGGTCGCGGCGGCAAATATCCTCGCCGCACCGCTGAGCGCGCAAGTCGTGACAGACGACCACTTGCGCCAAGTGCAACGGCGGCGGATGTTTCCGACCCGGGTCACTCAGCGCATTCAGCTCGCCATGCAGAACAGCATCATCAAGGAAGTGCTCGCCGGGCGGGGCGAGGTCACCACGCCGCTCCCGTTCCGTATGTTGCGATCGGTTCCCTGGCTGCGCCGTATTGCCGGCCGGCTCATCGCGGTCGGCATCCGTCCCGAGCATATCGGCACGCCGGATACCATGGCTGACGATTTATTATCCTCCCAGCCCTATGCCCAACAATCGTGA